Proteins found in one Amycolatopsis aidingensis genomic segment:
- a CDS encoding SAM-dependent methyltransferase, with protein sequence MRRSRPKLARTFEYVLGPQTPLRITAYDGSSVGPPDAPAGIELTSPTALSYLLTAPGQLGLARAYVTGHLRVFGDVYTVLRTLAPWANGLDWRSALRVLRDLGPGHLRRLPPPAEEMPGRFRRGVRGLRHSKGRDSQAISRHYDVSNRFYELVLGPSMAYTCACFPTEDATLDQAQAHKFDLVCRKLDLRPGMRLLDVGCGWGGMVAHAAKHYGVHALGVTLSRQQAQWGQKHIVAEGLADRVEVRHLDYRDVTETGFDAVSSIGLTEHVGARNLPGYFRFLAGRLRPGGRLLNHCITRPTTQDPHRTGPFIDRYVFPDGELEGIGEILAAMQDNGFEVRHEENLREHYARTLAGWCANLDAAWDEAVAEAGLGRARVWALYMAASRLSFERRHIELHQALGVKVGEDGDARMPLRPDWGV encoded by the coding sequence ATGCGCCGGTCACGGCCGAAGCTTGCCCGGACCTTCGAATACGTCCTCGGGCCCCAGACGCCGCTGAGGATCACCGCCTACGACGGCAGCAGCGTCGGCCCACCCGACGCCCCGGCGGGAATCGAGCTGACCTCGCCCACCGCGCTGAGCTACCTGCTGACCGCGCCGGGGCAGCTCGGCCTCGCCCGCGCCTATGTCACCGGGCACCTGCGGGTATTCGGGGACGTCTACACCGTGCTGCGCACGCTGGCCCCATGGGCGAACGGCCTGGACTGGCGGTCGGCCCTGCGGGTGCTGCGCGACCTCGGCCCCGGCCACCTGCGCAGGCTGCCGCCACCAGCCGAGGAGATGCCCGGCCGGTTCCGCCGCGGGGTGCGCGGCCTGCGGCATTCCAAGGGCAGGGACTCGCAGGCGATCTCCCGGCACTACGACGTCTCGAACCGCTTCTACGAGCTGGTGCTCGGGCCGTCGATGGCCTACACCTGCGCCTGTTTCCCCACCGAGGACGCCACCCTGGACCAGGCGCAGGCGCACAAGTTCGACCTGGTATGCCGCAAGCTGGACCTGCGGCCGGGCATGCGGCTGCTGGATGTCGGCTGTGGCTGGGGCGGCATGGTGGCGCATGCGGCCAAGCACTACGGGGTGCACGCGCTCGGCGTGACCCTGTCCCGGCAGCAGGCGCAGTGGGGGCAGAAGCACATCGTCGCCGAGGGGCTGGCCGACCGGGTGGAGGTCCGGCATCTCGACTACCGGGACGTGACCGAGACCGGCTTCGACGCGGTCTCCTCCATCGGCCTCACCGAGCACGTCGGCGCCCGTAACCTGCCAGGCTACTTCCGGTTCCTCGCCGGGAGGCTGCGGCCGGGCGGACGGCTGCTGAACCACTGCATCACCCGGCCGACCACCCAGGACCCACACCGGACCGGGCCGTTCATCGACCGCTACGTGTTCCCGGACGGTGAGCTGGAGGGCATCGGCGAGATCCTGGCGGCCATGCAGGACAACGGGTTCGAGGTGCGGCACGAGGAGAACCTCCGCGAGCACTACGCGCGCACCCTGGCCGGGTGGTGCGCCAACCTGGACGCCGCCTGGGACGAGGCGGTGGCCGAGGCCGGCCTTGGCAGGGCGCGGGTGTGGGCGCTGTACATGGCCGCGTCCCGGCTGTCCTTCGAGCGCAGGCACATCGAGCTGCACCAGGCACTCGGCGTGAAGGTGGGCGAGGACGGCGACGCCAGGATGCCGCTACGCCCGGACTGGGGTGTGTAG
- a CDS encoding tryptophan 2,3-dioxygenase family protein, whose product MAAGRYGRYLRLGELLRLQCPRAAEGQAGPGDAYAGEHLFIVVQQASELLLRQVLLDLGSAVQDLDSARPELAAATRRVDRATAVLSQLTGQLALLWQLPQQQLARLRCRVGSIGAGHSEQLTRLLEVMGLAGTPSPLEAALLRVLRRRSCAAEGVPELAGSMKRLALAMWSWQARHAELAARGLHSGGTGGIPLMRSRLRIAFPRLPDLERRP is encoded by the coding sequence ATGGCCGCGGGGCGTTACGGCCGCTACCTGCGGCTGGGCGAGCTACTCCGGTTACAGTGCCCGCGGGCCGCCGAGGGACAGGCGGGTCCCGGTGACGCGTATGCGGGTGAACATCTGTTCATCGTGGTGCAGCAGGCTTCGGAGCTGCTGCTGCGCCAGGTGCTGCTGGATCTCGGCTCGGCGGTGCAGGATCTGGACTCGGCGCGGCCGGAACTCGCCGCCGCCACCCGCAGGGTGGACCGGGCCACCGCGGTGCTTTCCCAGCTCACCGGCCAGCTGGCGCTGCTGTGGCAGCTGCCGCAACAGCAGCTGGCCAGGCTGCGCTGCCGGGTCGGCTCGATCGGGGCCGGGCACTCCGAGCAGCTCACCCGGCTGCTGGAGGTGATGGGGCTGGCCGGCACCCCGAGTCCACTGGAGGCCGCGCTGCTGCGGGTGCTGCGCCGCCGCAGTTGTGCGGCGGAGGGGGTGCCGGAGCTGGCCGGGTCGATGAAGCGGCTGGCCCTGGCGATGTGGTCCTGGCAGGCCCGGCATGCCGAGCTGGCCGCGCGCGGGTTGCACTCCGGCGGTACCGGCGGCATCCCGCTGATGCGTTCCCGGCTACGGATCGCGTTTCCCCGCCTGCCGGACCTCGAGCGCAGGCCCTGA
- a CDS encoding SsgA family sporulation/cell division regulator — protein sequence MSTDAVHQHQFVSLNGCALPVRSRCSYLRREPFAVGIAFQVERGQWVEWSFARDLLVAGLSEPAGIGDVRVRPDLSVDEDYLILELESPDGYAVVEMLREDVERFLDATIALVPLGAEEDHFDVESLIDEITNV from the coding sequence GTGAGCACCGACGCCGTACACCAGCATCAGTTCGTGTCGCTGAACGGCTGCGCCCTGCCCGTTCGTTCGCGTTGTTCGTACCTGAGGAGAGAGCCGTTCGCGGTCGGCATCGCCTTCCAGGTGGAACGCGGCCAGTGGGTGGAGTGGTCCTTCGCACGGGACCTCCTGGTGGCCGGGCTCAGCGAGCCGGCCGGGATCGGCGACGTCCGGGTGCGCCCGGATCTCTCGGTCGACGAGGACTACCTCATCCTCGAGCTGGAGTCCCCGGACGGCTACGCCGTGGTGGAGATGCTGCGCGAGGATGTGGAACGGTTCCTGGACGCCACCATCGCGCTGGTCCCGCTCGGCGCCGAGGAGGACCACTTCGACGTCGAGTCGCTGATCGACGAGATCACCAACGTCTGA
- a CDS encoding ABC transporter ATP-binding protein produces the protein MTRLYADNLTLAYDQRTVATDLGVAVPDGSFTVIVGPNACGKSTLLKALARMLKPRTGAVYLDGSVISTYRSREVARRLGLLPQTSIAPGGITVGDLVARGRYPHQRLLRQWSEQDEAVVTESMRLTGVLELSGRLVDELSGGQRQRVWLAMVLAQQTAILLLDEPTTFLDIAHQVEVLDLCADLHEEKGHTLVAVLHDLNQACRYATHLIVMRPGGEIAAEGEPTEIVTAELVEEVFGLPCRVIEDPETGTPLVVPLRRGRAAAADTSAAARAAS, from the coding sequence ATGACCCGGCTGTACGCGGACAACCTGACGCTGGCCTACGACCAGCGGACCGTGGCCACCGACCTCGGAGTGGCGGTCCCGGACGGCTCGTTCACCGTGATCGTCGGGCCGAACGCCTGCGGAAAGTCGACCTTGCTCAAGGCGCTGGCCCGGATGCTCAAACCGCGTACCGGAGCGGTGTACCTGGACGGCTCGGTGATCTCCACGTACCGCTCCCGGGAGGTGGCCCGCAGGCTGGGGCTGCTGCCGCAGACCTCGATCGCGCCGGGCGGGATCACCGTCGGGGACCTGGTCGCGCGCGGCCGCTACCCGCACCAGCGGCTGCTGCGGCAGTGGTCGGAGCAGGACGAGGCGGTGGTCACCGAGTCGATGCGGCTGACCGGCGTGCTGGAGCTGTCCGGCAGGCTGGTGGACGAGCTGTCCGGCGGGCAGCGGCAGCGGGTCTGGCTGGCCATGGTGCTGGCCCAGCAGACCGCCATCCTGCTGCTGGACGAACCCACCACGTTCCTGGACATCGCGCATCAGGTCGAGGTGCTGGACCTGTGCGCGGACCTGCACGAGGAGAAGGGGCACACGCTGGTCGCGGTGCTGCACGACCTGAACCAGGCCTGCCGGTATGCCACCCACCTGATCGTGATGCGGCCGGGTGGCGAGATCGCCGCCGAGGGAGAGCCGACCGAGATCGTCACGGCGGAGCTGGTCGAGGAGGTCTTCGGCCTGCCCTGCCGGGTCATCGAGGACCCGGAGACCGGCACACCGCTGGTAGTGCCGCTGCGGCGCGGGCGGGCCGCAGCGGCGGACACCTCGGCGGCCGCCCGGGCCGCGTCGTAG
- a CDS encoding FecCD family ABC transporter permease: protein MRAGTAVAGRVLRSRGGAVSLRFDGRSAAVCVALAVGVFGIGLLSLTTGEYELSFGEVLSTLLGQGASGAEFIVHTLRLPRLLTALLVGAALGASGAVLQRLSGNPLGSPDVIGFTYGSATGALVVIVLLDGSMLQISGGALVGGACCAVLIYLLAYSGGVQGYRFILVGIGISAMALAANSYLITKASLTDALAAQAWLVGSVNGRGWDQVLAVGLAVAVLLPLGMYYSRRLALLELGDEAATGLGVGVERARLVLLGVSVGLAAVATAATGPIWFLALAAPQLARRLTRAAGAGLLPAALLGALLLACGDFAVQRLFDDTQLPVGTATGTLGGLYLIWLLTSEWRRGRA from the coding sequence GTGAGGGCAGGCACCGCGGTGGCCGGGCGGGTGCTGCGCAGCCGGGGCGGCGCGGTCTCGCTGCGGTTCGACGGCCGCAGCGCCGCGGTATGCGTGGCGCTGGCCGTGGGCGTGTTCGGTATCGGCCTGCTCTCCCTGACCACCGGCGAATACGAACTCTCCTTCGGGGAAGTGCTGTCCACGCTGCTCGGGCAGGGCGCGTCAGGCGCCGAGTTCATCGTGCACACGCTCCGGTTGCCCCGCCTGCTGACCGCGCTGCTCGTCGGCGCGGCCCTCGGCGCGAGCGGTGCCGTGTTGCAGCGGCTGTCCGGAAACCCGCTCGGCAGTCCGGATGTCATCGGGTTCACCTACGGCTCGGCCACCGGAGCGCTGGTGGTCATCGTGCTGCTGGACGGCAGCATGCTGCAGATCTCCGGTGGGGCGCTGGTCGGTGGGGCGTGCTGCGCCGTGCTGATCTACCTGCTCGCCTACAGCGGCGGGGTGCAGGGATACCGCTTCATCCTCGTCGGCATCGGGATCAGCGCGATGGCGCTGGCCGCGAACTCCTACCTGATCACCAAGGCGAGCCTGACCGACGCGCTGGCGGCGCAGGCCTGGCTGGTCGGCAGTGTGAACGGGCGGGGATGGGACCAGGTGCTGGCCGTCGGCCTCGCGGTGGCGGTGCTGTTGCCGCTCGGCATGTACTACAGCCGCAGGCTGGCCCTGCTGGAACTCGGGGACGAGGCCGCGACCGGCCTTGGCGTGGGCGTCGAGCGCGCCAGGCTGGTGCTGCTGGGGGTGAGCGTCGGCCTCGCGGCCGTGGCGACGGCGGCCACCGGGCCGATCTGGTTCCTGGCGCTGGCCGCCCCGCAACTGGCCCGCAGGCTGACCCGCGCGGCCGGTGCCGGCCTGCTGCCAGCGGCTCTGCTCGGGGCGCTGCTGCTGGCCTGCGGGGACTTCGCGGTGCAACGGCTGTTCGACGATACCCAGCTGCCGGTCGGTACCGCCACCGGCACGCTCGGCGGGCTCTACCTGATCTGGCTGCTCACCTCGGAATGGCGCAGGGGCCGGGCGTGA
- a CDS encoding FecCD family ABC transporter permease — protein sequence MSVAQRAAPAGGAVDGGTASLQPPASRGLRALRGIGLLAAFGALALVLLLSVWLGTRGIPFGATWDLLWHPDGSENAVIIHAYRIPRTVVGVLVGVALGLSGALMQAITRNPLAEPGVLGVSLGAATGVVVGIAFLGVSTVPGYLWFAVAGAAVATVVVYTIGSAGRAVATPERLVLAGAAVTAVLYAFNTAVLLLHPRAFDEFRFWNVGSLAGRDLDVVWPVLPLVVAGVLLALLLTRPLNALAMGDQLGRALGAHIGRTRALGALAATLLCGAATAAAGPIAFVGLAVPHIARMIVGPDQRWVLPYSLVLAPTLLVGSDVLGRVIAGPGEVQVGIVTAFLGAPLFIALCRKRKLGSL from the coding sequence GTGTCGGTGGCGCAGCGCGCCGCCCCCGCGGGCGGGGCGGTTGACGGCGGCACCGCGTCGCTCCAGCCGCCGGCTTCCCGCGGCCTGCGCGCCCTGCGGGGGATCGGCCTGCTGGCGGCCTTCGGGGCGCTGGCACTGGTGCTCCTGCTCAGCGTCTGGCTGGGTACCAGGGGTATCCCGTTCGGTGCCACCTGGGACCTGCTGTGGCACCCCGACGGGTCGGAGAACGCCGTCATCATCCATGCCTACCGGATCCCGCGCACCGTGGTGGGCGTGCTGGTGGGGGTCGCGCTCGGGCTGTCCGGCGCGTTGATGCAGGCGATCACCCGCAACCCGCTTGCCGAACCCGGGGTGCTCGGGGTGAGCCTCGGCGCCGCCACCGGGGTGGTGGTCGGGATCGCCTTCCTCGGGGTGTCCACGGTGCCGGGTTACCTGTGGTTCGCGGTCGCCGGTGCCGCGGTGGCCACCGTGGTGGTCTACACGATCGGCTCGGCGGGCAGGGCGGTGGCCACCCCGGAACGGCTGGTGCTGGCCGGTGCCGCGGTGACCGCCGTGCTGTACGCCTTCAACACCGCCGTGTTGCTGCTCCATCCGCGGGCATTCGACGAGTTCCGGTTCTGGAACGTGGGCTCGCTCGCCGGGCGGGACCTGGACGTGGTGTGGCCGGTGCTGCCGCTGGTGGTGGCGGGGGTGCTACTCGCGCTGCTGCTGACGCGACCGCTGAACGCGCTGGCCATGGGCGACCAGTTGGGCCGCGCGCTGGGCGCGCACATCGGCCGGACCAGGGCGCTCGGCGCGCTGGCCGCCACCCTGCTGTGCGGCGCCGCCACGGCCGCGGCGGGGCCGATCGCGTTCGTGGGGCTCGCCGTACCGCATATCGCCAGGATGATCGTCGGACCGGACCAGCGTTGGGTGCTGCCTTACTCGCTGGTGCTCGCGCCGACCCTGCTGGTCGGCTCGGACGTGCTGGGCAGGGTCATCGCCGGTCCCGGCGAGGTGCAGGTGGGCATCGTGACCGCGTTCCTCGGCGCGCCGCTGTTCATTGCGCTGTGCCGCAAGCGGAAGTTGGGTTCGCTGTGA
- a CDS encoding amidohydrolase — protein MLDVRLVNATVHTMDTGRSVAREIGLWRGRIVGVDEAVSALPARREVDLQGATVLPGFLDAHVHLAWTGLAAGRTMVNPHEGVPRMLAVIREAAQRRQPGEWVDIGGYDQRPLGRHLTAAELDTVAAGRKILLVHDSGHACVVNSAVLDQLPADLPHEDGVFAEAGMAAVRAVRQPYSTAELVAAIELAGRACRAEGITAVAEAGIGGGLIGHSPVELVAYQDALAAGRLPVRVQAMIAADVLRPAGAHPADDIARAVGVGMRTGFGGDRLSIGALKVFTDGGMMPRTAALTEPYVGLEHSGQLFADPAELTTTIVQGHRAGWQLAVHAIGDRAVDLALDALEQAQRERPRPDARHRVEHAGLVRPDQLPRFARVGASAVVQPNFLTYLGDDYAAIMGPKRAPWLYRGRGFLDHGVPLVGSSDRPVTSGAPLRAIQFLVQRTTEAGLPVGPGEAVGVSDAVYAYTAGAAHACHRERELGTIEPGKLADLVVLGDDPHRVPPEEIGAIEVVATVSAEDGALVTHGTDLGLGESGTHVP, from the coding sequence ATGCTCGACGTACGGCTGGTCAACGCCACCGTGCACACCATGGACACCGGCCGGAGCGTGGCCCGCGAGATCGGGCTGTGGCGGGGCCGGATCGTCGGCGTGGACGAGGCGGTCTCGGCCCTGCCCGCCCGGCGCGAGGTGGACCTGCAGGGCGCCACCGTGCTGCCCGGCTTCCTCGACGCGCACGTGCACCTGGCCTGGACCGGGCTCGCGGCCGGCCGGACCATGGTGAACCCGCACGAGGGTGTGCCGAGGATGCTGGCCGTGATCCGCGAGGCGGCGCAGCGCAGGCAGCCGGGGGAGTGGGTGGACATCGGCGGCTACGACCAGCGGCCCCTCGGCCGCCACCTGACCGCCGCCGAGCTGGACACCGTGGCCGCCGGTCGGAAGATCCTGCTGGTACACGACTCGGGCCACGCCTGCGTGGTGAACAGCGCCGTGCTGGACCAACTGCCTGCCGACCTGCCGCACGAGGACGGGGTGTTCGCCGAGGCCGGAATGGCCGCCGTGCGCGCGGTGCGCCAGCCCTACTCGACCGCGGAACTGGTGGCGGCCATCGAGCTCGCGGGCAGGGCCTGCCGCGCCGAGGGCATCACCGCGGTGGCCGAGGCCGGGATCGGCGGCGGGCTGATCGGGCACAGCCCGGTCGAGCTCGTCGCGTACCAGGACGCGCTGGCCGCCGGCAGGCTGCCGGTGCGGGTGCAGGCGATGATCGCCGCGGACGTGCTGCGGCCGGCCGGAGCCCACCCTGCCGACGACATCGCCCGCGCGGTCGGGGTGGGGATGCGTACCGGTTTCGGCGGGGACCGGCTGTCTATCGGCGCGCTCAAGGTGTTCACCGACGGCGGCATGATGCCCCGCACGGCGGCGCTCACCGAGCCCTACGTGGGGCTGGAGCACTCGGGGCAGCTGTTCGCCGACCCCGCGGAGCTGACCACCACCATCGTGCAGGGGCACCGGGCAGGGTGGCAGCTGGCCGTGCACGCGATCGGGGACAGGGCGGTGGACCTGGCGCTGGACGCGCTGGAGCAGGCGCAGCGGGAACGGCCGCGGCCGGATGCCCGGCACCGCGTCGAGCACGCCGGGCTGGTGCGGCCGGACCAACTCCCGCGGTTCGCCCGCGTCGGGGCGAGCGCCGTGGTGCAGCCGAACTTCCTCACCTACCTCGGGGACGACTACGCGGCGATCATGGGTCCGAAGCGGGCGCCGTGGCTGTACCGGGGACGCGGGTTCCTCGACCACGGTGTGCCGCTTGTCGGCAGCTCGGACCGGCCGGTGACCAGCGGCGCGCCGCTGCGGGCGATCCAGTTCCTGGTACAACGCACCACCGAGGCAGGCCTGCCGGTCGGTCCGGGTGAGGCCGTCGGCGTGTCCGATGCCGTGTACGCCTACACCGCTGGCGCGGCCCACGCCTGCCACCGGGAGCGCGAGCTCGGCACGATCGAGCCGGGGAAGCTGGCCGACCTGGTGGTGCTCGGGGACGACCCGCACCGGGTGCCACCGGAGGAGATCGGGGCGATCGAGGTCGTTGCCACGGTGAGCGCCGAGGACGGTGCGTTGGTCACTCACGGCACCGACCTCGGCCTCGGTGAATCGGGCACGCATGTTCCTTGA
- a CDS encoding ABC transporter ATP-binding protein has product MRAQPAEPTGPRVLRGAVAGQRGRIAVACVLAAGHQGGEALVPVVIGVVIDQAVATGDAGALLWWLAGLAGLFVTLSFCYRFGARAAERAAEQAAHGLRIQLSRRVLDPHGGAEAGRLPGALVNIATGDAKRVGAVCGVLPFGLAGLVGLLVSTVALLRISVPLGLLVLLGTPPLLWLAHLIGRPLERRSGVEQERAAHASGVAADLVRGLRVLKGIGAEAAAVDRYRRTSRTSLAATLRAARAQAWHDGAILALTGVFIALVALVGGHLAIEGAISIGGLVAAVGLAQFLLTPFQIFSFVNAELAQGRASAERVASVLAAPPAVGPGRARLPAPVTGAVRLCGVRHGALRGIDLDLAPGALTGVVTTDPACATDLLACLGREADPAQGTIEVDGVSLAELPPQELRGAVLVAAHDADLFEGSLLDNVAAGTEAAEVERALAAAAADEVAASLPHGSATLLAERGQSLSGGQRQRVALARALAAQAPVLVLHDPTTAVDAVTESRIAAELVRMRAGRTTILVTTSPALLAVADRVVLLAEGMVAADGRHTDLVRESADYRAAVLA; this is encoded by the coding sequence GTGCGCGCGCAACCCGCCGAACCGACCGGTCCCCGGGTGCTCCGCGGCGCCGTCGCCGGCCAGCGGGGCCGGATCGCGGTGGCCTGCGTGCTGGCCGCCGGGCACCAGGGCGGGGAGGCACTGGTGCCGGTGGTGATCGGCGTGGTGATCGACCAGGCGGTGGCCACCGGGGATGCCGGTGCGTTGCTGTGGTGGTTGGCCGGCCTGGCGGGGTTGTTCGTCACGTTGTCGTTCTGCTATCGGTTCGGCGCCCGTGCCGCCGAGCGGGCCGCCGAGCAGGCGGCGCACGGGTTGCGGATCCAGCTGAGCCGTCGGGTGCTCGACCCGCACGGCGGCGCCGAAGCCGGCCGGTTGCCGGGTGCGCTGGTGAACATCGCCACCGGGGACGCCAAGCGGGTCGGCGCGGTGTGCGGGGTGCTCCCGTTCGGCTTGGCCGGGTTGGTCGGCTTGCTGGTCAGTACGGTCGCCTTGCTCCGTATCTCGGTGCCGCTGGGGTTGCTGGTACTGCTCGGCACCCCGCCCCTGCTGTGGCTGGCCCACCTGATCGGGCGACCGCTGGAGCGGCGCAGCGGGGTGGAGCAGGAACGTGCCGCGCACGCCTCCGGCGTGGCCGCCGACCTGGTGCGCGGGCTGCGAGTGCTCAAGGGCATCGGCGCCGAGGCCGCCGCGGTGGACCGGTACCGGCGCACCAGCCGCACCTCACTCGCCGCGACCCTGCGCGCGGCGCGGGCACAGGCCTGGCACGACGGGGCGATTCTCGCGCTGACCGGGGTGTTCATCGCGCTGGTCGCGCTGGTCGGCGGGCACCTTGCCATCGAGGGCGCGATCAGCATCGGCGGGCTGGTCGCGGCGGTCGGGCTGGCCCAGTTCCTGCTCACCCCGTTTCAGATCTTCTCCTTCGTCAACGCGGAGCTGGCGCAGGGCCGGGCTTCGGCGGAACGGGTGGCCTCGGTGCTGGCCGCGCCGCCCGCGGTGGGACCGGGGCGGGCACGGCTGCCGGCCCCGGTGACCGGGGCCGTGCGGCTGTGTGGGGTTCGGCACGGCGCGCTACGCGGGATCGATCTCGACCTCGCGCCGGGCGCGCTGACCGGGGTGGTGACCACCGACCCAGCCTGCGCCACCGATCTGTTGGCCTGCCTCGGCAGAGAGGCCGACCCGGCGCAGGGCACGATCGAGGTGGACGGGGTGTCGCTGGCCGAGCTACCACCGCAGGAGCTGCGCGGCGCGGTGCTGGTGGCCGCGCATGACGCGGATCTGTTCGAGGGCAGCCTGCTGGACAACGTGGCCGCGGGGACGGAAGCCGCGGAGGTGGAGCGCGCGCTGGCCGCCGCGGCGGCGGACGAGGTGGCCGCGAGCCTTCCGCACGGGTCGGCGACCCTGCTGGCCGAGCGGGGCCAGTCGCTGTCCGGCGGCCAGCGTCAACGGGTCGCCCTGGCTCGCGCGCTGGCGGCGCAGGCCCCGGTGCTGGTGTTGCACGACCCGACCACGGCCGTGGACGCGGTGACCGAGTCCAGGATCGCCGCGGAGCTGGTCCGCATGCGGGCCGGGCGCACGACGATCCTGGTGACCACCAGCCCGGCGTTGCTCGCGGTGGCCGACCGGGTGGTGCTGCTGGCCGAGGGCATGGTGGCCGCCGACGGCCGGCACACCGACCTGGTGCGGGAGAGCGCGGACTACCGAGCGGCGGTGTTGGCATGA
- a CDS encoding ABC transporter ATP-binding protein produces the protein MNPPPRELLPTATGARTRAVLGELLRPRRGLAAGSFLALLVATGIGLLTAPLLGHIVDLVVGQRGPGALTVPVLLLVLVALARGVTNAFGLGLVARLGEGMLATLRERFVARALSLPLEQVERAGSGDLTARVTNDVTVIAKSVRDALPELGRSALTIGLTLVGLTVLDWRFLLAALLAAPIQWHTVRWYMRRAVPLYAAQRVAVGAQQQQLLDTVGGARTVRAFRLAEHQVERVTERSRSAVDLALRGIRLVTRFFARLNLAEFVGLAAVLATGFLLVDAGAVSVGTATAAALYFHSLFNPINAALALVDDAQAAGASLARLVGVADLPPERETPGAVSPVDASVKAAAVRHEYQQGHEVLRQVDLDIGTGERIALVGASGAGKTTLAKLIAGVHRPTGGSIRLGGVGLAELGPAGVRRSVALISQEVHVFAGPLAEDLRLVAPGADERELRAALARTGALAWVDALPEGLDTVVGDGGHRLTVTQAQQLALTRLVLADPPIAILDEATAEAGSAGARALERAADQALAGRTGLVVAHRLTQAAAAGRIVVLDAGRVVETGTHEQLLAAGGRYATLWRAWSDTRT, from the coding sequence ATGAACCCCCCACCACGGGAGCTGCTGCCCACGGCAACCGGGGCACGGACCAGGGCGGTGCTCGGTGAGCTGCTGCGGCCCCGCCGGGGTCTGGCCGCGGGGTCGTTCCTGGCGCTGCTGGTGGCCACCGGAATCGGCCTGCTCACCGCGCCGTTGCTCGGGCACATCGTGGACCTGGTGGTGGGGCAGCGTGGGCCGGGGGCGCTCACCGTGCCAGTGCTGCTGCTGGTGCTGGTGGCCCTGGCGCGTGGGGTGACCAACGCGTTCGGGCTCGGCCTCGTTGCCCGGCTCGGTGAGGGGATGCTGGCCACACTGCGCGAGCGGTTCGTGGCGCGGGCGCTGTCGCTCCCCCTGGAGCAGGTGGAGCGGGCCGGTTCCGGTGACCTCACCGCTCGGGTCACCAACGATGTCACGGTGATCGCCAAGTCGGTCCGGGACGCGCTGCCCGAGCTGGGGCGTTCCGCGCTGACCATCGGGCTGACCCTGGTCGGGTTGACCGTGCTGGACTGGCGTTTCCTGCTCGCCGCGTTGCTGGCCGCGCCGATCCAGTGGCATACGGTGCGCTGGTACATGCGCAGGGCGGTGCCGCTGTACGCGGCGCAGCGGGTCGCCGTCGGTGCGCAGCAACAGCAGTTGCTGGACACGGTGGGTGGAGCACGGACCGTGCGCGCGTTCCGGCTGGCCGAGCACCAGGTGGAGCGGGTGACCGAACGCTCGCGGAGCGCGGTGGACCTGGCGCTGCGCGGGATCCGGCTGGTGACCCGGTTCTTCGCCCGGCTGAACCTTGCCGAGTTCGTCGGGCTGGCCGCGGTGCTGGCGACCGGGTTCCTGCTGGTGGACGCGGGTGCGGTCAGTGTGGGCACGGCGACCGCGGCGGCGCTGTACTTCCACAGCCTGTTCAACCCGATCAACGCGGCGCTGGCGCTGGTGGATGACGCGCAGGCCGCAGGGGCCAGTTTGGCCCGGCTGGTCGGTGTCGCGGACCTGCCGCCGGAGCGGGAGACCCCGGGGGCGGTGAGCCCGGTGGACGCGTCGGTGAAGGCCGCCGCGGTGCGGCACGAGTACCAGCAGGGGCACGAGGTGCTACGGCAGGTCGACCTGGACATCGGCACGGGGGAACGGATCGCGCTGGTTGGCGCCAGCGGTGCGGGCAAGACCACGCTGGCCAAACTGATCGCCGGCGTGCACCGGCCCACCGGCGGGTCGATCCGGCTCGGCGGGGTCGGGCTGGCCGAGCTCGGCCCCGCGGGCGTGCGCCGCAGCGTGGCGCTGATCAGCCAGGAGGTGCACGTGTTCGCCGGTCCGCTCGCGGAGGATCTGCGGTTGGTCGCGCCGGGGGCGGACGAGCGGGAACTGCGCGCCGCGCTGGCCCGTACCGGCGCGCTCGCCTGGGTCGATGCGCTGCCGGAGGGGCTGGACACCGTGGTCGGGGACGGAGGGCACCGGCTCACCGTCACCCAGGCCCAGCAACTCGCGCTGACCAGGCTGGTACTGGCAGACCCGCCGATCGCGATCCTGGACGAGGCCACGGCGGAGGCGGGCAGCGCGGGCGCGCGGGCGCTGGAACGCGCAGCGGACCAGGCCCTTGCCGGGCGTACCGGCCTGGTGGTGGCGCACCGGCTCACCCAGGCCGCCGCGGCCGGCCGGATCGTGGTGCTGGACGCGGGCCGCGTGGTGGAAACCGGCACCCACGAGCAGTTGCTGGCCGCCGGTGGCCGGTACGCCACCCTCTGGCGGGCCTGGTCGGACACCCGCACCTGA